The following proteins come from a genomic window of Scylla paramamosain isolate STU-SP2022 chromosome 46, ASM3559412v1, whole genome shotgun sequence:
- the LOC135094639 gene encoding uncharacterized protein LOC135094639, with amino-acid sequence MRGEGRWTLPVLTDLPDSSIVCHQLGTVGTSDHHAVLACVKLDIAKEAATPRTIWLWEQADWASLRHDIVRLDWDALLIGNIEEKARALTTKLLALQQQHVPSRRYLVRPSDPAWFGYRCRAAKHAAWVRYKRLPTHYNWAQHRVACRRVTATCRWARRQQREDKRRKLCGSGVGHKTWWRLVKDQQGTGHRDTVPPLTRLDGTTATSSEDKPSLLAEFFAEKMSVTDPGRHPPHLPQETDHTVANVQVTHGQVERLMREEARVVPAHKKNSKSEPSNCRPILLLSVVGKLLEQVVAGVICHHLSEHRLLSDRQFGFRSGRSTVDLLILLSQIWQDALDEGLSSTGFSVGPDPVEHIHRLPPAVNTDSACIRRRLQSLPLLLPLRQSASR; translated from the exons atgagaggggagggtcgcTGGACCCTGCCTGTGCTAACAGATCTCCCTGACTCCAGCATCGTCTGCCATCAACTGGGGACGGTGGGCACCTCCGACCACCACGCCGTGCTGGCATGCGTCAAGCTGGATATAGCGAAGGAGGCAGCCACCCCGCGCACcatctggctgtgggagcaggctGACTGGGCATCCCTGAGACACGACATCGTTCGCTTGGACTGGGACGCCCTACTGATAGGCAACATAGAGGAAAAGGCCCGTGCCCTTACCAccaagctccttgccctccagcagcaacacgtcCCCAGCAGAAGGTACCTCGTTAGGCCTAGTGACCCTGCTTGGTTCGGTTACCGATGCCGAGCGGCTAAACACGcagcctgggtgaggtacaaacgtcttccaacacactacaactgggcccaacatcgtgtggcgtgtagacgggtgacagctacctgcaggtgggcgagacggcagcagcgagaggacAAGAGGCGAAAGCTCTGTGGCTCAGGGGTTggccacaagacctggtggaggcttgtcaaggaCCAGCAAGGGACAGGCCACcgcgacactgttcctccactaacaaggcTGGACGGAACAACAGCCACCAGCAGTGAGGACAAGCCTTCTCTACTCGCTGAGTTTTTCGCAgagaagatgtcagtcactgatccgggtagacatccacctcacctccctcaggaaacagaccacaccgtCGCCAATGTTCAGGTGACACATGGACAGGTGGAGCGGCtaatgagggaa gaggcgcgagtggtaccagcccacaagaagaactcaaagtctgagcccagcaactgCAGACCCATCTTgctgctctccgtggtgggcaagttgctggagcaggtagtggcaggtgtcatctgtcatcacctgagtgagcaccgcctcctctcagacaggcagttCGGCTTCCGGTCTGGCCGCTCAACAGTGgaccttctcatcctcctctcccaaatctggcaggatgccctggatgaag gcctcagttccacagggttcagtgttgggcccgatcctgtggaacatatacatcgattaCCTCCTGCGGTAAATaccgactctgcttgcatacgccgacgactgcagtcTCTCCCGCTACTGctgccgctccgacagtcagcgagccgttag